In Campylobacter suis, the following proteins share a genomic window:
- the atpG gene encoding ATP synthase F1 subunit gamma, translating into MANLKDIKRNIKSVQNTQKTTRAMKLVSTAKLRKAEEAARKSRVYAQKIDEVLSEIAYKINQYGSVANESKFFEKKDKIEKVDIIFVTADKGLCGGFNVSTIKSVRKLIDEFKSKKIKVRLRAVGKKGIEFFNFQGIDMLETYIGISSSPNYEKAQEIIQDAIKDFNAGTTDKVIVVHNGYKNMISQEIKINHLVPIEPPVSEQTETNSLMEFEPEDNNAQILDELLKKYLEYSMYYSLIDSLAAEHSARMQAMDNATNNAKERVKQLNLAYNKARQQSITTELIEIISGVESMK; encoded by the coding sequence ATGGCAAATTTAAAAGATATAAAACGAAATATCAAGAGCGTTCAAAACACACAAAAGACTACTCGTGCAATGAAGCTTGTCTCAACAGCAAAGCTTCGCAAAGCCGAAGAGGCAGCAAGAAAGTCTCGCGTGTATGCTCAAAAGATAGATGAAGTTCTTTCTGAAATTGCTTATAAGATCAACCAATATGGCTCCGTAGCAAATGAGAGCAAATTCTTTGAGAAAAAAGATAAGATTGAAAAGGTAGATATTATATTTGTAACCGCAGATAAAGGGCTTTGTGGAGGATTTAATGTATCAACTATTAAAAGCGTTAGAAAGTTAATAGATGAGTTTAAATCAAAAAAGATAAAAGTTAGATTGCGTGCAGTTGGTAAAAAGGGTATTGAGTTTTTCAACTTCCAAGGCATAGATATGCTAGAAACCTATATAGGTATAAGCTCATCACCAAATTATGAAAAAGCTCAAGAGATTATCCAAGATGCCATTAAAGACTTTAACGCTGGAACGACAGATAAAGTTATAGTGGTTCACAATGGCTATAAAAATATGATCTCACAAGAGATAAAGATAAATCATCTAGTGCCTATAGAACCGCCTGTTTCAGAGCAAACTGAGACAAATTCTTTGATGGAGTTTGAACCAGAAGATAACAATGCTCAAATTTTAGATGAGTTGCTTAAAAAATATCTTGAGTACAGCATGTATTACTCTCTTATTGACAGCTTAGCGGCTGAACATAGTGCCAGAATGCAAGCGATGGATAATGCAACAAACAATGCAAAAGAGCGTGTAAAACAACTAAATCTTGCTTATAATAAGGCAAGACAACAATCTATAACCACTGAGCTTATTGAGATTATCAGTGGCGTTGAATCGATGAAATAA
- the atpA gene encoding F0F1 ATP synthase subunit alpha: protein MSVKNRADEISAIIKERIENFDLNVDVEETGKVISVADGVANVYGLKNIMAGEMVEFESGEKGMALNLEESSVGIVILGKTSNITEGSSVKRLKKLLRVPVGDALIGRIVNSLGEPIDAKGPIETTETRFVEEKAKGIMARKSVHEPLQTGIKAIDALVPIGRGQRELIIGDRQTGKTTVAIDTIINQKGQDVVCIYVAIGQKQSTVAQVVKKLEEYGAMDYTIVVNAGASDTAALQYLAPYAGVTMGEYFRDNSRHALIIYDDLSKHAVAYREMSLILRRPPGREAYPGDVFYLHSRLLERASKLNDALGAGSLTALPIIETQAGDVSAYIPTNVISITDGQIFLETDLFNSGIRPAINVGLSVSRVGGAAQIKATKQVSGNLRLDLAQYRELQAFAQFASDLDESSRKQLERGQKMVEVLKQPPYSPLPVENQVLIIFAGAKGYLDDIATSSVTKFEAELYPYVEAKYPEIFEQIRTKKALDKEAEELLHKALKDFKATFSAN, encoded by the coding sequence GTGAGCGTAAAAAATAGAGCTGATGAGATCAGTGCGATCATCAAAGAGAGAATCGAAAATTTTGATTTAAATGTTGATGTTGAAGAGACTGGCAAGGTTATTTCTGTTGCAGATGGCGTTGCAAATGTTTATGGTCTTAAAAACATTATGGCTGGCGAAATGGTCGAGTTTGAGAGTGGCGAAAAAGGTATGGCTCTTAACCTTGAAGAAAGTAGCGTTGGTATCGTTATCCTAGGTAAAACAAGTAATATCACAGAAGGAAGTTCGGTTAAACGCCTTAAAAAGCTTCTTCGTGTTCCAGTTGGCGATGCACTAATAGGTCGTATTGTAAATTCACTTGGCGAGCCAATTGACGCAAAAGGTCCAATCGAAACTACAGAAACTCGTTTCGTTGAAGAAAAAGCAAAAGGCATTATGGCTAGAAAATCAGTTCATGAGCCACTTCAAACAGGTATCAAGGCTATCGACGCACTAGTTCCGATTGGTAGAGGTCAGCGTGAGCTTATCATTGGCGACCGCCAAACAGGTAAAACAACAGTTGCGATAGATACTATCATCAACCAAAAAGGTCAAGATGTTGTTTGCATCTATGTTGCTATCGGTCAAAAACAATCAACCGTTGCACAAGTTGTTAAAAAACTAGAAGAGTACGGAGCTATGGACTATACCATAGTTGTAAATGCGGGTGCTTCTGATACCGCCGCCCTTCAATACCTTGCTCCTTATGCTGGCGTAACTATGGGTGAATATTTCCGTGATAACTCACGCCATGCACTTATTATTTACGATGATCTTTCAAAACATGCCGTGGCTTATCGTGAGATGTCTTTGATTTTACGCCGTCCTCCAGGTCGTGAGGCTTATCCAGGTGATGTATTTTACCTTCACTCAAGACTACTTGAAAGAGCAAGTAAGCTAAACGACGCACTTGGTGCTGGCTCACTTACAGCGCTTCCTATCATTGAAACACAAGCTGGCGATGTTTCTGCTTATATCCCAACGAATGTTATTTCTATTACTGATGGTCAAATTTTCCTTGAAACAGACCTATTTAACTCAGGTATCCGCCCTGCGATAAATGTTGGTCTTTCAGTTTCTCGCGTTGGTGGTGCAGCACAGATTAAAGCTACAAAACAAGTTTCTGGAAATTTAAGACTTGACTTGGCTCAATACCGAGAGCTTCAAGCTTTTGCACAATTTGCAAGTGATCTTGATGAGAGCTCAAGAAAGCAACTAGAGCGTGGTCAAAAAATGGTTGAAGTACTAAAGCAGCCACCTTATAGCCCGCTTCCAGTTGAAAATCAAGTTTTAATCATCTTTGCAGGCGCAAAAGGCTATCTTGACGATATCGCAACATCAAGTGTAACAAAATTTGAAGCTGAACTTTATCCTTATGTTGAGGCTAAGTATCCTGAAATTTTTGAACAAATCAGAACTAAAAAAGCTCTTGATAAAGAGGCAGAGGAGCTTTTACATAAAGCATTGAAAGATTTTAAAGCGACTTTCTCTGCTAACTAA
- a CDS encoding F0F1 ATP synthase subunit delta: MNEITAKKYVKAILNGTDKSELDGFLANLQKISDAFALPKFQSIISIPTLKIASKVDFILSLVENPNVKFKNFIKLLGENKRLELLPTIYKELKAQKAIIENVYLGEIYGDLNLSENDIKALEDKFSKRFNAQIKLESTKDNYKGIKIELKDLGVEVSFSVDRLRAQLSEYILKAI, translated from the coding sequence ATGAATGAGATAACAGCAAAAAAATATGTAAAAGCCATTTTAAATGGCACAGACAAGAGTGAGCTTGATGGATTTTTGGCAAATTTACAAAAAATATCAGACGCGTTTGCTTTACCTAAATTTCAAAGTATAATCAGCATACCTACTCTTAAAATAGCATCAAAGGTTGATTTCATACTTTCATTGGTTGAAAACCCAAATGTAAAGTTTAAAAATTTTATCAAACTACTTGGCGAAAACAAGAGACTAGAGCTATTACCAACGATATACAAAGAGCTAAAAGCACAAAAGGCAATTATAGAAAATGTATATTTGGGTGAAATTTATGGCGATTTAAATTTAAGCGAAAATGACATAAAAGCACTTGAAGATAAATTTTCAAAGCGTTTTAATGCTCAAATCAAACTCGAAAGTACAAAAGATAACTATAAAGGTATAAAAATCGAGCTTAAAGATTTGGGTGTAGAGGTAAGCTTCTCAGTCGATAGACTTAGAGCACAGTTGAGCGAATATATATTAAAAGCAATATAA
- a CDS encoding F0F1 ATP synthase subunit B, whose translation MKFILPLLILPALAFASSHGTNYDIVERTLNFLLFFGILIYFIAKPLKQMYLDRINKIASKLKSIEEKLNSSKSQKDEAIKKVEEAKINAASLIETAQKEALNLAQKVKKDTEQDIINIEKSFKEQKEFEERKMTKSVVNEILNEIFANDSLKIDQKELVNIVLKKVS comes from the coding sequence ATGAAATTTATTCTACCTTTACTGATTTTGCCAGCACTTGCTTTTGCTAGCAGTCATGGCACAAACTATGATATAGTCGAAAGAACTCTAAACTTTTTACTATTTTTTGGAATTCTTATATATTTTATAGCCAAGCCACTTAAACAAATGTATCTTGACAGGATTAACAAGATAGCAAGCAAGCTTAAAAGCATAGAAGAAAAACTAAATTCTTCAAAAAGCCAAAAAGATGAGGCTATAAAAAAAGTCGAAGAGGCAAAGATAAATGCTGCTAGCCTTATAGAAACTGCTCAAAAAGAGGCTTTAAATTTAGCTCAAAAAGTTAAAAAAGATACAGAGCAAGACATTATAAATATCGAAAAAAGCTTCAAAGAGCAAAAAGAATTTGAAGAACGAAAGATGACAAAATCTGTCGTAAATGAAATTTTAAATGAAATTTTTGCAAATGATAGTCTAAAGATAGATCAAAAAGAGCTTGTAAATATCGTTCTTAAGAAGGTTAGCTAA
- a CDS encoding FoF1 ATP synthase subunit B', with protein MLEINPSLVILTAVVFLGLIAILNPMLYKPMLKFIDERNASIKNDEESASKNVSDLSVYQAEAESIIQNARNEANKIRQEALNAAKGVALKEVEAKRSALEADYNAFLSTLNAQKDELKASLSSKLPELKSVLNDKLVRI; from the coding sequence ATGTTAGAGATAAATCCATCTCTTGTTATCTTGACGGCAGTCGTTTTTCTAGGGCTTATAGCGATTTTAAACCCTATGCTTTACAAACCGATGCTGAAATTTATAGACGAGCGTAACGCCTCTATAAAAAATGACGAGGAGAGCGCAAGCAAAAATGTTAGCGATCTAAGCGTATATCAAGCAGAAGCTGAAAGCATCATACAAAACGCAAGAAACGAAGCCAACAAAATAAGACAAGAGGCATTAAATGCAGCAAAAGGTGTTGCACTTAAAGAGGTTGAAGCCAAGAGATCTGCGCTTGAGGCTGACTATAACGCATTTTTGAGCACATTAAATGCCCAAAAAGATGAACTAAAAGCAAGTTTAAGCTCAAAACTTCCTGAGCTAAAATCTGTCTTGAATGACAAATTAGTAAGAATTTAG
- a CDS encoding ParB/RepB/Spo0J family partition protein, which translates to MAKEKVKINFGNMLSEAKSAYEDDEILDYFGVSSDTVEELEISLITPNPYQPRKNFDAEALKELSESIKRHGLIQPIIVIKKDNGYMLIAGERRYRATKMLGEDKIKAIVADLGSKNLREIALIENIQRENLNPIELANSYQELINEYKITQDALANIIHKSRTQITNTLRLLTLSKQTQSLLMDEKITQGHAKVLVGLNQDDEKTVVDTIIGQKLNVRETEILVKKLKDKTAPKKQILELSKEYKDELNRLENKLKKLNLNTKIKNKNLIIEFKDTTDIKNFIEKISQ; encoded by the coding sequence ATGGCAAAAGAAAAAGTAAAAATAAATTTTGGAAATATGCTCTCAGAAGCAAAATCAGCGTACGAAGATGATGAGATACTAGACTATTTTGGTGTAAGCTCAGATACGGTTGAAGAGCTTGAAATTTCACTTATCACACCAAACCCCTATCAACCGCGCAAAAATTTCGATGCCGAGGCACTAAAAGAGCTTAGCGAAAGCATAAAAAGACATGGGCTTATTCAGCCTATTATTGTAATTAAAAAAGATAATGGCTATATGCTTATCGCTGGTGAGCGCAGATACAGAGCAACAAAAATGCTTGGTGAGGACAAGATAAAGGCTATAGTAGCAGATCTTGGCTCAAAAAATTTACGCGAAATAGCCCTGATAGAAAACATACAGCGCGAAAATTTAAACCCTATTGAACTTGCAAATTCCTACCAAGAGCTAATAAATGAGTATAAAATCACTCAAGACGCACTGGCAAATATCATTCACAAAAGTCGCACACAAATAACCAACACACTTCGCCTACTTACCTTATCAAAGCAAACTCAGTCTCTTTTAATGGACGAAAAGATAACGCAAGGACATGCAAAAGTTTTAGTTGGGCTTAATCAAGATGATGAAAAAACAGTAGTTGATACAATAATAGGACAAAAATTAAATGTGCGAGAAACTGAAATTTTAGTTAAAAAACTAAAAGACAAAACAGCACCCAAAAAGCAAATTCTTGAACTTAGTAAAGAGTATAAAGATGAGCTTAATAGGCTTGAAAATAAGCTAAAAAAACTAAATTTAAATACAAAAATAAAAAACAAAAATCTAATAATTGAATTTAAAGATACTACAGATATTAAAAATTTTATTGAAAAAATATCTCAGTAA
- a CDS encoding ParA family protein, which translates to MSEVITIANQKGGVGKTTTAVNLAASLAVAEKKVLLIDIDPQANATTGMGFKRSDYEFNIYHVLTGSKKLSQIVLPTQIPTLFLAPSNIGLVSIEREFNDKDKELKLILRKKLEEVKDDYDFVIIDSPPALGGITVNALSASDSVIIPIQCEFYALDGVALILNTVKYIKKTINPKLSVRGFLPTMFSSQNNLSKEAVNNLKENFKSKLFAIKDADDFVIIPRNIKLAESPSFGKPVILYDIKSPGSIAYQNLAHSILS; encoded by the coding sequence ATGAGCGAAGTTATAACCATTGCGAACCAAAAAGGTGGTGTCGGAAAGACGACGACAGCCGTAAATTTAGCTGCGTCACTTGCTGTGGCTGAGAAAAAAGTCCTGCTTATAGATATCGATCCGCAGGCAAATGCAACAACTGGCATGGGTTTTAAAAGAAGTGACTATGAGTTTAATATCTATCATGTTTTAACAGGCTCTAAAAAGCTATCGCAAATCGTCCTTCCAACCCAAATTCCAACCCTATTTCTAGCTCCATCAAACATAGGGCTTGTAAGTATTGAGCGTGAATTTAATGATAAAGACAAAGAGCTAAAGCTTATCCTTCGTAAAAAACTAGAAGAGGTTAAGGATGATTATGACTTTGTCATTATTGATAGCCCACCCGCGCTTGGTGGCATAACAGTAAATGCACTTAGCGCAAGCGATAGTGTTATCATACCGATACAGTGTGAATTTTACGCACTTGATGGCGTTGCACTTATACTAAACACTGTAAAATATATCAAAAAAACGATTAATCCAAAACTAAGTGTGCGTGGCTTTTTACCGACTATGTTTAGCTCACAAAACAATCTCTCAAAAGAGGCGGTCAATAACCTAAAAGAGAATTTCAAAAGTAAGCTTTTTGCTATCAAAGACGCTGATGATTTTGTTATCATACCGCGAAACATCAAACTAGCCGAAAGCCCTAGTTTTGGAAAGCCAGTCATACTTTATGATATAAAATCACCGGGCTCGATCGCATATCAAAATTTGGCGCATTCGATACTAAGTTAA
- a CDS encoding biotin--[acetyl-CoA-carboxylase] ligase — protein sequence MIEFLDECGSTHVEICERIKLGVQKPPFAICAKRQSSGVGSRGNEWVGLDGNLFLSFCMHRNDLSQDICDASISIYFSMIMKNFLENLGSKAWVKWPNDFYINDRKIGGTISTKISETYIGSIGLNLAQAPENAGILDINISPNNLALGFIDELGKKISWKQIFSKFSVEFVKSKNFITHIGESSVNLADATLCDDGAIFLNNKKVYSLR from the coding sequence GTGATAGAATTTCTTGATGAGTGTGGCTCTACGCATGTTGAAATTTGCGAGCGTATAAAGCTAGGCGTACAAAAACCTCCATTTGCGATCTGTGCAAAAAGGCAAAGCTCTGGCGTTGGAAGTCGTGGAAATGAGTGGGTCGGGCTTGATGGAAATTTATTTTTATCATTTTGTATGCATAGAAATGACCTTTCTCAAGACATCTGCGATGCTTCGATATCTATATATTTTTCGATGATAATGAAAAATTTTTTAGAAAATTTAGGGTCAAAAGCCTGGGTAAAATGGCCAAATGACTTTTACATAAATGACCGAAAAATAGGCGGGACTATAAGCACAAAAATTAGTGAAACTTATATTGGCTCGATAGGTTTAAATTTAGCTCAAGCACCCGAAAATGCGGGCATTTTAGACATAAACATTAGTCCAAATAACCTAGCCTTGGGCTTTATAGATGAGCTTGGCAAAAAAATTTCATGGAAGCAGATTTTTAGCAAATTTAGTGTAGAATTTGTCAAATCAAAAAACTTCATCACACATATCGGCGAAAGTAGCGTAAATTTAGCAGATGCTACACTTTGTGACGATGGAGCCATTTTTCTAAATAACAAAAAGGTGTATTCTTTAAGATGA
- the fmt gene encoding methionyl-tRNA formyltransferase gives MKNIVFMGTPEYATDILSEILEAGFNVTGVFTQPDKPVGRKQILTPPHVKAFLQEKYPDIKIFQPENLKSEATHKQIQALKPEFIVVAAYGQILPKEVLGIATCINLHASILPKYRGASPIQSALLNDEKQTGVTAMLMDEGLDTGAMLDFAYTNCEHKTAGELFSELGKMAGTLIVSVLKNFTSLKPIAQNDNEASICKKIKKQSGLFSFDENANEIYNKFRAYTPWPGLFLESGLKILSLKISENFSGDAGKILKIEKDGFIVSCGTKAVKILSIQEPSKKAVSASAYINGKRLSVGDRIS, from the coding sequence ATGAAAAACATCGTTTTCATGGGCACTCCAGAATATGCTACAGATATTTTATCTGAAATTTTAGAAGCTGGCTTTAATGTTACAGGAGTTTTTACACAGCCCGATAAGCCCGTGGGTAGAAAGCAAATTTTAACACCACCACATGTCAAGGCTTTTTTACAAGAAAAATATCCAGATATAAAAATTTTTCAGCCAGAAAACTTAAAAAGTGAAGCGACACACAAGCAAATTCAGGCGCTAAAGCCTGAGTTTATCGTTGTTGCAGCTTATGGACAAATTTTGCCAAAAGAGGTTTTAGGTATAGCAACTTGTATAAATTTACACGCTTCTATTTTGCCAAAATACCGCGGTGCAAGTCCTATCCAGTCAGCACTTTTAAACGACGAAAAACAAACTGGCGTTACTGCCATGCTTATGGATGAAGGGCTGGATACTGGGGCGATGCTCGATTTTGCCTACACAAACTGCGAGCATAAAACTGCGGGTGAGCTTTTTAGCGAACTTGGAAAGATGGCAGGCACTCTCATCGTTTCTGTTCTTAAAAATTTTACCTCACTAAAACCGATTGCTCAAAATGATAATGAAGCAAGCATTTGCAAAAAGATAAAAAAACAAAGCGGACTTTTTAGCTTTGATGAAAATGCAAACGAAATTTACAACAAATTTCGTGCTTATACGCCGTGGCCTGGTCTATTTTTAGAGAGCGGTCTTAAAATTTTATCGCTTAAAATATCAGAGAATTTCTCTGGCGATGCTGGTAAAATTTTAAAAATAGAAAAAGATGGCTTTATCGTCTCGTGTGGCACCAAGGCAGTAAAAATTCTTTCCATACAAGAGCCAAGCAAAAAAGCCGTGAGCGCAAGCGCTTACATAAATGGAAAAAGGCTTAGCGTTGGTGATAGAATTTCTTGA
- the obgE gene encoding GTPase ObgE: protein MFIDSVKFSVSSGHGGAGAASFRREKHVIMGGPDGGDGGDGGDVYFIVDNNSHTLAAYKGKRSLKAKNGEPGMGKLMNGKKGESLNLVVPPGTAVYDDDSGELLCDLTEQGQKVLFLKGGKGGLGNVHFKNSVNQAPEYAQKGLPEESKNIRLELKLIADVGLVGFPNVGKSTLISTVSNAKPQIANYEFTTLTPKLGLVEVDEYSGFVMADIPGIIEGASDGRGLGLKFLQHIERTKVLLYMIDLANYRELNEQFFTLKSEVAKFSPELASRAYAIALTRLDACDDESKISAFISDLGLGDTKQDFKQNLDEFDITKPYFVMPISSATNENIKELKFNLLELIQKDKK, encoded by the coding sequence ATGTTTATAGATAGTGTAAAATTTTCAGTCTCATCTGGACATGGAGGCGCTGGTGCTGCATCATTTCGCCGTGAAAAACATGTTATCATGGGTGGTCCAGATGGTGGCGATGGTGGCGATGGTGGCGATGTTTATTTTATCGTAGATAACAACTCTCACACTTTGGCAGCGTATAAGGGCAAACGCTCATTAAAAGCCAAAAACGGCGAACCTGGCATGGGAAAGCTAATGAATGGCAAAAAGGGTGAGAGTTTAAATTTAGTCGTACCTCCTGGCACAGCAGTTTATGATGATGATAGTGGTGAGTTGCTTTGTGATTTGACAGAGCAGGGACAAAAAGTGCTATTTTTAAAGGGCGGTAAGGGCGGTCTTGGAAATGTACATTTTAAAAACTCTGTTAATCAAGCCCCAGAATACGCCCAAAAAGGACTTCCAGAAGAGAGCAAAAATATCCGCTTAGAGCTAAAACTTATCGCAGATGTTGGGCTTGTTGGTTTTCCAAATGTTGGCAAATCAACACTCATTTCAACCGTTTCAAACGCCAAACCACAGATAGCAAACTATGAATTTACAACCCTTACTCCAAAACTAGGACTTGTCGAAGTTGATGAGTATAGTGGCTTTGTGATGGCTGATATACCAGGCATCATCGAGGGAGCTAGCGATGGACGCGGGCTTGGGCTTAAATTTTTACAGCATATCGAGCGAACAAAGGTGCTTTTGTATATGATTGATTTAGCAAATTACAGAGAGCTAAACGAGCAGTTTTTTACTCTAAAAAGCGAAGTGGCTAAATTCTCGCCAGAGCTTGCCAGCCGTGCCTACGCCATAGCTCTTACTCGCCTTGATGCTTGCGATGATGAGAGTAAAATTTCAGCCTTTATCTCTGATCTTGGACTTGGCGATACTAAGCAAGATTTCAAACAAAATTTAGATGAGTTTGACATCACAAAACCTTACTTTGTCATGCCAATAAGCTCAGCAACGAATGAAAATATCAAGGAGTTAAAATTTAACCTTCTTGAGCTAATTCAAAAAGATAAAAAGTAA
- the rpmA gene encoding 50S ribosomal protein L27 translates to MAHKKGQGSTQNNRDSIGRRLGVKKFGSEFVRAGNIIIRQRGTATHPGSNVGIGKDHTIFALIDGYVKFERKDKNRKKVSVYPANA, encoded by the coding sequence ATGGCACACAAAAAAGGTCAAGGTTCAACCCAGAATAACCGTGATAGTATAGGTCGCCGTTTAGGTGTTAAGAAATTCGGTAGCGAGTTCGTTCGTGCTGGAAATATCATCATCCGCCAGCGTGGCACAGCTACTCATCCTGGCTCAAATGTAGGTATAGGCAAAGACCACACTATATTTGCGCTTATCGATGGATATGTAAAATTTGAGCGTAAAGATAAAAATAGAAAAAAAGTTTCTGTTTATCCAGCAAATGCATAA
- the rplU gene encoding 50S ribosomal protein L21, translating to MKYAIIKNGGKQYKVSEGQYLNLDHFAAQPKSTVEVTEVLAVNDGEVKVGAPFVKGAKVVLEVVTEGKDKKVVIYKKRRRKDSKLKRGFRRQYTRVKVVSIAG from the coding sequence ATGAAATACGCTATTATCAAGAACGGCGGTAAGCAGTATAAGGTGAGTGAAGGTCAGTATCTTAACCTTGATCACTTTGCAGCCCAGCCAAAATCAACCGTTGAAGTTACAGAAGTTTTAGCTGTAAATGACGGCGAAGTAAAGGTAGGTGCGCCATTTGTTAAGGGTGCAAAAGTTGTCTTAGAAGTTGTAACAGAAGGTAAAGACAAGAAAGTCGTTATCTACAAAAAACGTAGAAGAAAAGACTCAAAACTCAAACGCGGTTTTAGAAGACAATATACTCGCGTAAAAGTTGTAAGTATCGCAGGCTAA
- a CDS encoding cytochrome-c peroxidase, with translation MKTKFFILSSVALASSLFANDLAKQALDFGIIPLPSDEKALNKMINEAAPDAKEYPSTKARYELGKRLYFDPRLSKSGIISCNTCHNLGLGGTDGVPASTGHKWTPNPHHINAPTVYNSVFNSVQFWDGRAAHLSAQAAGPMTAAPEMAATPELVVERLKSIPAYVNEFKTAFNSEVTFDLVNAAIGIFERTLVTPSRFDKFLLGDKKTLNDTEKQGLKTFLDKGCASCHNGVNLGGTLQPFEVAAKYQFANVGDFKGDANGMVKTPTLRNVELTTPYFHNGAIWSLKEAVQTMGSVQLGIEINDKEANEIVTFLKSLTGDMPKVEYPMFPASTDKTSRPELDY, from the coding sequence ATGAAAACTAAGTTTTTTATACTAAGTTCAGTTGCTCTTGCTAGCTCATTATTTGCAAACGATCTTGCAAAACAAGCACTTGATTTTGGCATTATACCTCTTCCAAGTGATGAAAAAGCACTAAATAAAATGATAAATGAAGCTGCACCAGACGCCAAAGAGTATCCAAGCACTAAAGCTAGATATGAACTTGGCAAACGCCTATATTTTGACCCTCGCCTTTCAAAGTCGGGCATTATCAGCTGTAATACCTGTCACAACCTAGGACTTGGCGGAACTGATGGCGTGCCAGCCTCAACAGGCCACAAATGGACTCCAAACCCACATCACATAAACGCTCCTACTGTTTATAACTCAGTCTTTAACTCAGTTCAGTTTTGGGACGGAAGGGCTGCTCATCTTTCAGCACAAGCTGCAGGGCCAATGACTGCTGCACCTGAAATGGCAGCAACTCCAGAACTAGTCGTGGAGCGCTTAAAGTCTATCCCAGCCTATGTAAATGAGTTTAAAACGGCTTTTAATAGTGAAGTAACCTTTGACCTAGTAAATGCTGCCATAGGCATCTTTGAGCGAACTCTTGTAACTCCATCAAGATTTGATAAATTTCTACTTGGAGATAAAAAAACACTAAATGACACAGAAAAACAAGGACTAAAAACATTCCTAGACAAAGGATGTGCAAGCTGTCATAATGGTGTAAATTTAGGTGGCACACTTCAGCCATTTGAAGTGGCTGCAAAGTATCAGTTTGCAAATGTTGGCGACTTTAAAGGCGATGCAAATGGGATGGTAAAAACCCCAACTCTTCGCAATGTTGAGCTAACGACACCTTATTTTCACAATGGCGCGATTTGGTCACTAAAAGAGGCGGTTCAAACCATGGGTAGCGTACAACTTGGCATAGAGATAAACGACAAAGAAGCAAATGAGATAGTAACATTTTTAAAATCACTAACAGGCGATATGCCAAAGGTTGAGTATCCGATGTTCCCTGCTTCAACTGACAAAACTTCAAGACCAGAGCTTGATTATTAA